In the Sorghum bicolor cultivar BTx623 chromosome 4, Sorghum_bicolor_NCBIv3, whole genome shotgun sequence genome, tataatccatgatcttgtaagatgattaatagctatgcaatgaacataaaagaatgacaaataactgtatgagatcttgtctgtacgtgatcacccgggataacagtgcaaccatgagggctataatggctctggctttagctcagtatgaagcccttttctagcttgttagaggttacccgaaagggcggaggggctgaaccgttttgggtatagtgcgagcccctgtccctatgtgtataggctgcgcgtcattgtgccattcgaaagaggggtatctatatctgcgcgcaaaggaaaccttgcggccctaacatgttagacgaactactgaaaggcttcatagtgatccctgccgacctccctaggaagggggttaagagattagctacctcgggcgaaagggtaaatcatgacttatgggtaaagatgtacaacctctgcagagtgtaaaactagtatactagccgagctcacggtcaggagcggccttggggacatctacattaagatgatgagcttaacATGTTATTAtgatcatttgattatcgtttatgctatgagttaattatgcttacacttgatcatgtgattaatggattatttatgctaccttgacaattgctatttaattatgaacatgctatccaccatgaaaagctaaatgcagtcaaaccggagtcagctatttgagcctcatgaacccctagttatacttgttgagtacgatatgtgctcactcttgcaatttcccaacacctcaggatatgataatgaagatgactggaatgaggattaccgctatgagtactaggtttggagtcaaccagtcaacagtgtccctgtgtggagctttcgtcgagagcgttgtttacatcttgctatcatttttgtatgagactatgtgatatattatattccgctatgtaataaacactgcaatggtacatttgagatttgtctacttatgtgtgcgactgtttctggggcacatatgagtcttttatgcattctattttgttcttaaaatatgggtgtgacatttGGTGATGCATTGGACATGTAGTTGAATTGTTGAAACGAAGGAAGAttaaagagagtagagagaactGAAGAGATGAAACATGGTGGAGAAATGAAGTGGCAAGTTGAGAGAAATTAAATTGTGAGGTGGGGTCTTTAGATGACCTGGCTTCACAAAGTCGCAGAAAAATACTCTAGTAGGGATCtcctatttaggccttgtttagttccaaaatttcgtttgtatttgacaaatattgtccaatcatgaactaactaggctcaaaagattcgtctcgtcaatttcgaccaaattgtgtaattagtttttatttttgtctatatttaatactccatgcatacatctaaagatttgatgtgacagggaatctgaaaaattttgtaaatttttttgggaactaaacaaggccttagttcacccaaaaaccaaaaagttttcaagattccgtacatatataaaacattaaatatagattaaaaacaaaaactaattacacaatttgattTTAAAtcataagacgaatcttttaactctagttatctataaaagcacttacaatgcaatactctatcacagagtccaagacaattaattacatattatttatggtattttgctgatgtggcagcatatttattgaagaaagcgacagaaaaaataagactccaagtcttatttagactctaagtccacattgttcaagataataaataactttagactctataatagagtctgcattgtgagtgccctaattggacaatatttgccacagacagcgaaatctaaaaaaatttagcatctaaggccttgtttagttccgaaaattttttggttttcagaactgtagcactttcgttttttttataaacattatccaatcatagagtaactaggcttaaaagatttatctcgtaatttacaggtaaactgtgcaattagtttttatttttgtctatatttaatgttctatgtatgtgttgtaagattcgatgtgacagagaatcttgaaaagattttggtttttgagtgaactaaacaatgcaaAGCGATAGAGGATGCAAAGGAGCCCCCCCTCATGGAGACACAGCTCACGCCACGGCAGATAAGGCCACGTGCATCCTTCGCTGCTCCGTGCTCACCAGCGCTCTCCTCCAGTCTCCACTTCACTTCGTCCCTGATCGCCGGGCGAGCAGCGGCAACGGCCATGATGAGCTTGGCGTCCGGCGTTCCCTCCGCGCAGGCATTCCCCGCGTTAATGACTCCCGCCGCTGGCTCCCACACCCACTGTCGGGTCCACACGCATGCGGCGGCCTCCAAGAGCGGATTGGCCTGCCGCGTCGCGCGCAGCGGGAGCGGTGGCGCTCGGTGGCTGCCGGTCTCCTGTGCAGCGGGGGGCGGCGCAGGTTAGGATCTCTGTGACTGTGACTCGTCTATTTATGGTTGCTGCAAGTTTTGGTTCCCAATTTCCCCTTCAGTTCGAACTTGGGATGTAATTGCTAAGTTTAGGTAATTATTAGGTTCTTACTCTTCGAAATTATGTTAATGTAGCTACTGATGTTGAATGATTGGATGTTCAAGAAAGTAGAACAGTTAGATTTGAGTAATTGGTGATGCAGCATGGGAGGAATTTGCTTGGGGCACTCTTGAGGGAGATAAGGCGTTCGCTTCATACTTATATACTTATCCAACAGTGTGGAGTCATCGAATCAGATCTAAGTTCTTGAATGAACTGGTGCAATTTCTAGTGGCCTCAATTTCTACATCTTCGGTGAGAACTAATAGTTGAGACGTCAACCAAAAGAAATTGCCAATTCATATCCCGATTCATACCTACTCACGTTATCTATATTCAGGAGACTAGGAGAGTACATCCTGAGCAACGACTAACAGTAGTTTTCATCCTCTTTTATGCTCTGTACTCGTTTCTGTTCCATGTTTACCATCTCTGGCCTGAGCGATATTCCTGTTATCCAAAATAGTTTTAGGGCGGAGAAATCGATTGGGACTGATACCTGAtctatctttttattttccCCTTTTGTGTGCACGCACATCTTAGCTAGCAATGCATGTATTTTATACAACTTCTGTTGCTCCTTAATATCAGGTTGGTCGCACCATCAAGTATGAAAAGAATCATTCTTGCCAGTTGCCACAGTCAAATCTACAGAAGACCTGATTCTTGGTGTTCCCCTGATGACTGTCAATCTGTCGGACTTGCACTTAAGTCTCATGTACACATATAGCAATGTTCAGAATATATATCTTCAAATTTGACATATGAATATGTTATAAGTTGTCATTGGTTGATTAGGAGTCTTtacatttaaaaaaaaattacaaccaATCATCTAGCTGCAAATCTTGCTATCTTCGCTTTTCAAGCTTTAGAAAAGAGGATTGTTAGATAAACTGTCTGTCTCAAGTTTGCTTGTCACGATTTTTTTCTCTTCAAACGTGTTTGAGTTTTTTCTCAAGAATATTTACTATTACAATGGTGCAACCCATCTTCTTTCTCTGTAGTTGGTGATGCTTTTGTTACTGAGGACACAACAAATGTGAAGTTTCCTCGGGAACTAACGGTTCCAGGCTATACATACCCTTTGGTTGCAGTTGGCACAGGTATATTTCGCTGTCATGTCAATATCAAACTAAATTCCGTATTGTCCTTTCACCTTTTTCTCATACTGACTTTTGTGGTTCAGTTGGTCTGTGATAATAGAGGGTTTAAGTGGTCGAATAAATGGGTTATAACATGTCTGTTAATAAGCTTTCTTGTAAAGCCGGGTGGGTACCTTTGATCTAAGTACTGGATTCATGATCATATGTTATATTTTCTAACTATCCAACCGGTTAAACCTCACATAGTGTATCAAGCTTGTTTGCTAGAATGAATCGGCTCTAACTAAAAGGACACTCAATAATGTCATATTCTTAAGAAACTAGGAAAGAAGTCAGAAGCCTCCTTCCATTTTTGATATAGTCATCTACTCATCTCTCTCTTTGGATAAGCTCATTCAAGCTAAAGTTTGTAGGGAAAACCAAAAAGCAGCCAGGGAAACCTCAAAGTTAACTGTTGTGCTCCCAGTATcaggggtgcaagatagataTATAAGTAAAAATTATGTTTTCAGACTTAACTTCAATGTATATTATAGTTATAATAGTTCACAATTTGATTTTTATCTCACTTTTAGGTTACAGAGATAAGTTCTTTGTCAAAGTATATGCTGCGGCGTTCTATGTAGATTACTCACTTCGCCTTGATACTGAGCAATGGAAAGAAAAGATTGGTATTGAGAGCTTTGACGGTTCCTCTGTTTTTGACTCCATTTTTAAGGGTAAGAGATAACTATCAATCCCCAAATTTAAGGAATCGTAATATGTGCTAATGTAACTAGTTTATTTTGCAGCACCAGTTGTGAAATCATTAAGCATAATTCTTGTTAGAGATGTTGATGGCAAGACCTTTGTGAATGCTCTAAATGATGTCATTGCTCGCCAAATAAAAAACCCAAATGCTGAGGAAGAATCTTCCCTGTCAACCTTGCAGAATACCTTTCTTGGGCGCAATCTCAAACAGGGAACAAACATATACTTAACTTGGCTTGAACCCAAAAGAATGCTGGTGAGTCACAGTCAATTCTGTGAATATTATGAATCTTCGACGGTGTTTCATTCCTCAAAGTTGAATACTGACAGTATAAACTATTTAGAAATAACAAACAACTATCCCACAATGAAT is a window encoding:
- the LOC8078326 gene encoding fatty-acid-binding protein 3, chloroplastic encodes the protein METQLTPRQIRPRASFAAPCSPALSSSLHFTSSLIAGRAAATAMMSLASGVPSAQAFPALMTPAAGSHTHCRVHTHAAASKSGLACRVARSGSGGARWLPVSCAAGGGAVGDAFVTEDTTNVKFPRELTVPGYTYPLVAVGTGYRDKFFVKVYAAAFYVDYSLRLDTEQWKEKIGIESFDGSSVFDSIFKAPVVKSLSIILVRDVDGKTFVNALNDVIARQIKNPNAEEESSLSTLQNTFLGRNLKQGTNIYLTWLEPKRMLISISENQDPRQVDAEIESATVNYALYDGFFGKSPVSPSLRSSTARLLEALLQ